The nucleotide window ACCACCAACGATTTAAGGCGTCTTGAGCCATTTCCTTTTGTTCCTTTGTACCATTACAAAGGGTTAACATAATTTCGTATCCCTGTCTTTGATGGAAACTTTCCTCTTTACAAATTCGCACCATAGCTCGGGCGTATGGCCCAAAGGAGGTATTACAAAGGGCAACTTGATTTATTATAGCAGCTCCATCCACCAGCCAACCTATGGCACCTATATCGGCCCATGTAATAGTGGGATAATTGAAAATTGAGGAATATTTAGCTTTGCCAGTATGCAATTGATCATACATTTCTTCACGGGAAATACCTAAAGTCTCAGCGGCACTGTACAAATACAAACCATGACCGGCCTCGTCTTGTACCTTTGCTAGCAATGCCACTTTTCGCCTTAAGGATGGAGCTCGAGTAATCCAATTACCTTCTGGTAACATGCCTACAATTTCAGAATGGGCGTGTTGCGAAATTTGCCTGATATGGGTTTGCCTATATTTTTCAGGCATCCAATCCTTTGGCTCAATCTTTTCATCACGCTCAATCCGCTCTTCGAAATGTTGTTCTAAATTTTTAATATTCTTTTCCATAACATTTAAACATCAAAATCTACGACTACCTTTTTACTGGTTGGAACTGCTTGGCAGCTCAAAATGTAATTCTTGGAAAGCTCATCCTCTTCAAGTGCATAATTAACTTTCATTGTAACCTCGCCAATAATCAATTTACATTTGCAGGTACTACATACCCCACCTTTACATGCAAAAGGAAGATCTGCTCCAGCAGCTAAACCTCCATCCAAAATGGTATCATTTTCTTCATCCATTACAAAATGAAACTCCTTTCCGCCATCGATTAAGGTTACCTCTGTCCCATCAACCTTTGGAATGGATTTTTCAATACCAAAACTTTTATCGGCTTCACCAGAATAAAACAATTCATAATGGATTTTATCCTTTTCTAATCCAGCGTTTACTAGTGAATCTCTTATAAGAAATATCATTTGTTGAGGTCCACACAAAAAACAATGGTCGGTATCTTCAATATCAATAAATTTAGAGCTAATCAATTTCATTTTATCCTCATCGAAACGACCGTTTAAAAAAGGAATATCCCTTTGCTCCCTTGTTAAGAAGAAAAAGACATGAAACCTCTGAAAATAACGGTTTTTAAGCTGCTCTATCTCTTCTTTAAAGATAATGGATTTAGAAGTGCTATTCAAGTAAAACAGCTTGAAGGTGCTTTGCGGCTCCATTGCAAGATGAGTCTTAATCATTGAAATTATAGGGGTAATACCACTGCCTGCAGCAAATGCTATATAATTTCTAGCTTTATTAGGATTTACCTCAACATAAAATCTTCCGGAAGGTTTCATAATTTCCAAGGTATCCCCAACCTTAAGTTCGTTATTAGCGTAGGTGGAAAAAATTCCATTAGGAATACTCTTTACAGCAACCTTGAATTCCCAGTCGTAAGGATTGGTACATAGAGAATAGGTGCGTCTTACCTCTTCACCATCGAACATTTTTTTAAACGTTAGATGCTGGCCGGGTTGAAAAACTAAGTGGTCCTTCAAATCCTCAGGAATATCCAATTCCAAAACAACTGTATCAGCGGTCTCCTTATGGATATTCTTTACTTTGACACCGAAAAATTCCGTCATAATTACAATCTAACTAACGTTTGTTAGTTTTCAAATATACAAATTTTTTATTTCCGTTCCATTCCAGAAATCAGGACCTCACTCAATTGGTGTGTAATTAATTCTGTATCTAATTTATCCTTTTGTGGAATCCATAAATACAAAGATCTCAGGGTGGACAATATTGAAAACATAAGCACTTCAGGATCAGAATCCAATAGTTCTCTCTTCGCAATTCCATCTATTACAATCGACTTAAAATTATTCTCATAGTCGTGTCTTAATTTCAAATAATATTCCAATTGATCCTCAAGATGCATCCAGTCGTTGTTCAGGGATGCCATTCCATACACATTATTACTTGTAATTTTTACGTGCAGTTCAACTAACATCCTTAACTTATCGGTAGCAACCTTATCTGAATTCAACACATCCTTCATTCCAGCGGTAAAATTCTCGGCAAGATTTAATATTATTGACTTTAATAGCTCTTGTTTGGAATCTATGTGATTGTATAAACTAGCCGCCTTGATGCCAAGCTCAGAGGCCAAATCCCTCATTGTAACAGCACTATAGCCTTTGTCTTTAAATAAACGGGAGGCAGTTTTAATAATTTCGTCCTTACGTGTTTCTACTTTCAAACCAATTAAATGAGAATGTTGTAAATTTATATAAAAAGGGTAACATGGGATTTTTCGATTTCATTTTTAAACTTCGAAAGCAAAAGATCGAATCCTTTTTGCAACGTGGAGCAATGATAATAGATGTAAGATCCGACGAAGAGTTTGAAGACGGTCACATACCTGATTCGATACATATACCATTGCAAAATTTAGTAGAACATATTCGTGATTTAAAATCTAATGACAAGCCAATTATTACGTGTTGCGCTAGTGGAATTAGATCTTCTAGGGCTGCCAAGTTTTTGAACCTGCACAATATTGAAGCAATTAATGGGGGCGGTTGGAAATTTTTGAAAAAAATTATAGATCGATTTGATTAAGTTCCTTGATGTTTTCAATTGGATATTCTTGGTACTCTAATCTCCAACCTAATGAATTGGTCAGGATAAAAAATTTTGCCAACTCACTAATCAATCTATTTTCGGCATTGGTTTTAATCTCTGATTGAAGTATTTTCTTCATCAAATTTGCCTTCACTTTGTCCTTTATCGCATTGTAATCTTCAGCATCGAAAGGATTGAGATAGTCTGCTGTAACATCGTAGTATTCAAAATCTGGATTAATCGTGATTTCCTCTTTTGGTATACTTATTATCCTTAAAGTTTTGTTTGTCTCATCAATATCATAATCAATCTTACTTAAATCATAGCTTACAGCAACATCTGCATTTACAACGACCAAAGCTTTCTTTTCCACATTGATTAAATCAGCAAATAACGATTTCGAATTCTTATACGTAAATACCTCGCTAAAATGTCCTTCCGTTACAACCAGTTTACCCACATTAACAATCTGCTCCTGTATAAGGGAAGAACTTTCTTTGAGGAACATTTTCTCCCTAGACTTGTCGGTACAGGATTTGTAAAGAACTACAACCAATAGGGTTAATATGACTCCAAATAAGAATTTTTTCATAAAAATGAGTAATAAAAAAAGCACTGGTTCCCAATCGTACAAGGCCTACCAATGCTCTTTTCCCTTAATGATTAATAGCATTGTAAATTTACTAATTGTTAAGATTCTTAACGCAATTTAATATTAAGATATTGTTAAAACATTTAAAGCGGTCGAAGACAACTGCAGCAATAGAAATATGATGTTGTTTGCTTACAACTTAAGCGATTTTCTATTTCAATTCCATTTTTTCTGCAAAATAATCACAGAAATCTTTCATAGTAGCGGTCATCTTTTCATCCTGAGTAGCTCTAAAAAAAGTGTCGCTCATAGCCAACAAAGTCTGATGGAAAAAAAGTTTCATTTCATCCACAGGCATATCTTTGGTCCAAAGATCGATTCTTAGAGTTTCTTGATTTGTGCTATCCCATACAGACAGCATGATTGCTTTTGCTTCTTCCTTGGATATACCGCCATCGTCGGCAGACCACATAAGTTTTTCAGGCACACGGTTTTCATCAAGCTCAACCTGTAATTCTATTGTAGAAGTGTGATTTGCCATTATTTTTCTGGTTTAAAGTTAGATTGTTTAAATATTGTTTCTGGATCGGCGATCAACATATCCATCAGTTTTACGTCATTATTCTCCATATAGGCATTTACAATTTGCCAACCAATATATCGACCTAGCATTCCAGGAGATTCATTATCAAGTTGAAGGTAGAATTTACTAAAAGGTGCGGGATTGATAAATCTATTTGGCAAACTAGTATCTGTATTGTAAAGCAATTCTTTCTCAATGAAATATGTCCAAATTTGAAATTCATTTGCTTTAGCCCACAGATATTGGTCCTCTGTATATCCTATTTTGGCGGCATCTGAAACATTTGGAAGAACCTCATCTTCAAAATACAATTGCTTCCCATAATAAATCATTTCATCTAGTAATTTCTTTCTATTTTTCGGCATGATATATTTCTTAGCATAGGCCGATGCCAAATCTGGAAGAATTTGATCCCGCTTTAAATTTTGAACTAGATACCGAGAAATACCTTCATAGAAAAAATGGTCGCTCCCTAAATAAGTATCCAATGCAATTAATACAATGCTATCTGTAACAATAACCTTGTTTCGGAAATCAACTCGAGAGGTAACGGTTATCACCCGGGGTTCTTTAAATTGGGGATCAAAGTATTTAATGTGTTGAAATAACGATTCAATACCCTCTTGCAAATCATTAGTGTCTAAAAATTCTTTTTTTACCTCGTCAAATAGTTCCTGTTGAATTGTATCGGCTTTTAAATTTAAAATCAACGAATCGGCATTTTCTCTAGGGAACCAAAACGCATAGTTTTTCTTTAAGTTTTCAAATTCTGATGGCTGCGCATCATCTAGGATGCGATCGAAACGTTCAATCTCAACCTTAATAGGTATTTTGGAAATTTCCTTCTCTCTTTCGTTGTCTTTCACACAACTCAATACAGCTAATAAAAGCAAGGTATAGACGGCTATGGATAACCTTGTTGATTGGACTCTAATCTTCAATTGATATACTTTTTATTACTGTTAGCTTTCTTTATTTTTGTGTTGCAAATGTAAGATTCTTACCCTAAAATAAAGATAAAATGCAATCTGAAAAGGTTATTCAACATATTGTTTCTTGGTTAAAAGATTATGCCGATAATGCAAAAATGAAAGGATTCGTAATTGGTGTGTCAGGAGGTATAGATTCTGCCCTAACCTCAACACTCTGCGCCAAAACAGGTCTTGACCTTTTGTGTTTAGAAATGCCTATTCATCAATCTACGGATCAGGTTACTAGAGCTGCAAATCATATATCGTGGTTAAAGGAACATTTTCCGAACGTTAAGTCTCATTGGATTAATCTAACCCCTGTTTTTGATAGTCTAGTGGATGTGTTACCAGATGTTGAAAATGAAGAAAGCAGGTTTATGTCCCTTGCTAATACCAGGGCAAGACTCAGGATGACTTCTTTATACTATTTCGCTGCACTTGAGAAATATCTTGTTGCAGGAACTGGCAATAAGGTGGAAGATTTTGGGGTTGGGTTTTACACAAAGTATGGAGATGGCGGAGTAGACTTAAGTCCTATAGCCGACCTATTAAAAACGGAAGTATTTGAACTTGCTAAACATCTCGGAATAAATAAAGAAATATTAGAGGCTGCACCAACTGATGGTCTTTGGGGCGATAATCGTACCGACGAAGACCAAATTGGAGCATCATATCCTGAATTGGAATGGGCCATGGCTATGAAAGACCAAGGAAAGACAGCAAACGATTTTGAAGGCAGACAAAAGGAAGTTTTTGAAATTTTTATGAGATTCAACCGAGCGAATAAACATAAAATGGTTCCAATTCCTGTATGTGAAATCCCAAAAGAATTAAAATAAACGAGATTTTACGGCACCTCGTCGAACAATTTTAAGAAATTTTCATTACATTTACTCTAGTTCTCCACATTTATTCAAAACTTACCTTTCTGGTTTTGAAACCTTTACGCTAACCAAAAATTTTAAATCTATGGTCAAGGTTTTGATCGTTGACAATCATCCGGTAGTCTTAGCAGGCTTAAGAGCTATCATAGAATCCACACCAGATTTTGAAGTAGTGGGAAGTATAAAGACAGGCGTGGAGATCTTTGAATTCGTGCGCCGCTATAAAGTAGATCTAATAATTTCTGAAATTGATTTACCAGAACTTAATGGCATCACCGCTTTACGAGCCATAAAGAAAGAACACCAACAACTGAAGGTTCTAATATTTAGCCACCAGCCTGAAGAGATATATGCCATAAGTTCTTTAAAGGCAGGTGCATCCGCCTATGTTCCGAAAAGCATTGATATTGATAAATTTATTTACGCCTTAAGAAAGGTTGCGGAAGGCGAAGTTTATCTTACCGATAAAATGTCTAAACAACTTGAATATGACGACACAAAAAAGACGAAAAGCCGTATGTTTAAAAGGCTTTCAACTCGTGAGGTTGAAGTTTTAAAATTGTTGTCATCAGGGAAAAAGAATAAGGAAATTGCGAAGGAATTAGACATAAACGAAAAAACCGTAAGTACTTATAAATCTCGATTATTCAAAAAGTTAAATGTTACTAATTTAGTGGATTTAATACATCAAGCCGAACACCAAGATATGGTTTAAACTTTACCCCCAATTACTCTACCCAATTTTCTGGAAAGCAACATTTTTAAGCTTAAATAGTCTTTTACGTCCTCTAAAATGGTATTGGAATCTGTACCCTCTCGCAAAGTTTCATGTTGAAACTCCTGCACTTTTTGATCAATTAAGAAACACCTTAGAGTTAATATGGATTGATTTACCAATTGTGGAAGAGAATTGATTTTGCTCTTAGGGTGAATATTTCTTCGTTCCCAATCATGAAGATGGTATCGCTCATCGTCCATAATAATACTCGTAATTTCTCCAGCCAATTCCGGTTTAACCACATTTATGAATTCATCCAAAGGATGATCGGGATCTCCTTGCAAGGTTTCAATAATCTGATAATATAAATCTCTAAAATTTTCATTACTAAACTGCATTTCGTCTTCCTGCAGGTCTAAGAATATTTTTTCGAAAACCTTTGCTCTCTGAATCACAGGCTCTAATTCTAATTTCCCTGACTCGTTTTCTTTAAGCACTAAATCTTCAAAATCTGCAATTTCTTTACCATACAAAAGGAGTAATTCAATCATTTTTCGCTCCATTTCATATTGCAAATCAACTTTTTTGGCAGAAACTTTTTCAGGCCGATGAACCTCAAATGCCTTCTGATCAGCCTTCAATGCTTGACTAGCATCTTTTAAATCTTTTTTCCCGATTTGTGCAAGAGTACTAAAAAGCACTTCCTCACTAACATCCATAATCCTTGAACATTCCTGCACATATATTTCACGTTTTATACGATCAGGGATTTTGGCAATACTGTTAACAATATCCCTAACAGTTTCTGCGCGTTTAATAGGATCGTTCTTGGCCTCAGAAACCAATAGAGATGCTTTAAATTGGATAAAGTCTCGTGAATTGGTTTCTAGGTAAAGAAGAATATCCTCTAAATCATTTTTTCTAGAAAAACTATCTGGATCTTCACCTTCCGGGAAGGTGCAAACCCTAACATTCATGCCCTGCTCTAAAATCAAATCTACACCACGCACTGAAGCTCTTAAACCGGCCGCATCACTATCGAACAATACGGTAATATTTTTTGTAAGCCTATTAATTAGTCGTATTTGTTCAGGAGTTAAAGCAGTACCAGAAGAAGAAACCACATTCTTAATTCCGGCTTGATACATTTGGATTACATCTGTGTACCCTTCAACCAAATAGCAATTATCTTCTTTGGCTATGGTCTGTTTTGCGAAATAAAGTCCGTATAGAATTTTACTTTTTTGGTAGACTTCACTTTCTGGAGAATTGAGATATTTAGCGGCTTTTTTATCATTGGTTAAAATTCTACCTCCAAACCCGAGCACTCTCCCACTCATACTATGGATTGGAAACATTACCCGGCCTTTGAAACGATCAAAATGCTTTTCTCCTTTAACAATAGTTAAGCCTGTCTTTTCTAAAAGCTCAAGTTTATATGCCTTTTTTAGAGCTTCATTTGTAAAGGCATCCCACTCATCTAATGAATAGCCTAATTGAAACTTTTCTATTGTAGATTCCGTAAATCCCCTTTCCTTAAAATAACTTTTACCGATTGCCTTACCTTGATCAGTTTTGTGAAGAATCCGTTGAAAATAAGTATTAGCAAACTCATTTATAAGAAAAAGACTTTCCCTTTCATCCGCCTGTTCTTTTTCTTCTTCTGTTTGCTCAGTTTCCTCAATTTCTATATTGTATTTTTTAGCGAGATATTTAATTGCCTCTGGATATGAGAAATGCTCGTGCTCCATTAAAAATGAAACAACATTTCCTCCTTTACCGCTAGAGAAATCCTTCCAAATCTGTTTAACCGGAGACACCATAAAACTGGGTGTACGCTCATCGCTAAAAGGGCTGAGACCTTTAAAATTACTACCGGATTTTTTCAATTGAACGAACTCACCGATGACCTCTTCTACTCGAGCAGCTTCGAAAACTTGGTCTATGGAAATACGGGAAATCAAACTTTAAAAAAATTCTTAGCAAATAAAATTAAGATTTTCGAGGGCGTCAACAAATATGACCGACAAAATTAAGTCTTCATTTCTTATCTTTATAAAAATTCAGGCTCTAACTTCCAACTTAACTTACCTAAAAAACTAACTTTAATGAAATCAATCTATTTCCTAGCCGCACTCCTTCTATTCTTTAATTGTAAAGAGAATGAATCTAAAACCGAAACTAATCAGTTAGGCGAAGTTGACCTTTCTGTTACCGGCAAAAAGGAAGCTCTACCATCATTTCAAAAGGGTCTTTTATTGTTACACAGCTTTGAATATGAAGACGCGAGGGAAGCATTCAAGGAAGCACAGGAGATAGACCCAAATTTCCCTATGGCCTATTGGGGAGAGGCTATGACCCATAATCACAGTCTTTGGAGCGAGCAAGATTATTCAGAGGGTGCAGCTGCACTAAGCAAATTAGACAGTATAGCAGAATCCCCGACTCTATCTGAGGTTGAATCGGATTTTATTTCAGCAGCAAAAATTCTTTATAAACCCCAAACACCAAAATCTGAAAGAGATGTAGCATATGCCAACTTTATGGCCCAATTATATGAAAAACATCCTGATAATAATGAGATTGCTTCATTCTATGCGTTATCACTTTTGGGTTCTGCAAAAGAAAGAGATACAGGGATTTATGAAAAGGGTGCTTTAATTGCAAAATCGGTAATTGATGAAAACCCGAACCATCCAGGTGCCTTACATTATTTGATACATTCCTATGATGATCCTGGACATGCTCAGATGGCATTAAATGCTGCTAATTCATATTCACAAGTGGCTCCAGATGCTAGTCATGCCTTGCACATGCCATCGCACATATACGTAGCCCTAGGAATGTGGGATGAAGTGGTTTCTTCTAATGAAGATTCTTATCAGGCGAGTTTAAACCGAATGGAACGAAAAAAG belongs to Aegicerativicinus sediminis and includes:
- the gldB gene encoding gliding motility lipoprotein GldB codes for the protein MKIRVQSTRLSIAVYTLLLLAVLSCVKDNEREKEISKIPIKVEIERFDRILDDAQPSEFENLKKNYAFWFPRENADSLILNLKADTIQQELFDEVKKEFLDTNDLQEGIESLFQHIKYFDPQFKEPRVITVTSRVDFRNKVIVTDSIVLIALDTYLGSDHFFYEGISRYLVQNLKRDQILPDLASAYAKKYIMPKNRKKLLDEMIYYGKQLYFEDEVLPNVSDAAKIGYTEDQYLWAKANEFQIWTYFIEKELLYNTDTSLPNRFINPAPFSKFYLQLDNESPGMLGRYIGWQIVNAYMENNDVKLMDMLIADPETIFKQSNFKPEK
- a CDS encoding response regulator; this encodes MVKVLIVDNHPVVLAGLRAIIESTPDFEVVGSIKTGVEIFEFVRRYKVDLIISEIDLPELNGITALRAIKKEHQQLKVLIFSHQPEEIYAISSLKAGASAYVPKSIDIDKFIYALRKVAEGEVYLTDKMSKQLEYDDTKKTKSRMFKRLSTREVEVLKLLSSGKKNKEIAKELDINEKTVSTYKSRLFKKLNVTNLVDLIHQAEHQDMV
- the nadE gene encoding NAD(+) synthase, which codes for MQSEKVIQHIVSWLKDYADNAKMKGFVIGVSGGIDSALTSTLCAKTGLDLLCLEMPIHQSTDQVTRAANHISWLKEHFPNVKSHWINLTPVFDSLVDVLPDVENEESRFMSLANTRARLRMTSLYYFAALEKYLVAGTGNKVEDFGVGFYTKYGDGGVDLSPIADLLKTEVFELAKHLGINKEILEAAPTDGLWGDNRTDEDQIGASYPELEWAMAMKDQGKTANDFEGRQKEVFEIFMRFNRANKHKMVPIPVCEIPKELK
- a CDS encoding rhodanese-like domain-containing protein; the encoded protein is MGFFDFIFKLRKQKIESFLQRGAMIIDVRSDEEFEDGHIPDSIHIPLQNLVEHIRDLKSNDKPIITCCASGIRSSRAAKFLNLHNIEAINGGGWKFLKKIIDRFD
- a CDS encoding tetratricopeptide repeat protein, with amino-acid sequence MKSIYFLAALLLFFNCKENESKTETNQLGEVDLSVTGKKEALPSFQKGLLLLHSFEYEDAREAFKEAQEIDPNFPMAYWGEAMTHNHSLWSEQDYSEGAAALSKLDSIAESPTLSEVESDFISAAKILYKPQTPKSERDVAYANFMAQLYEKHPDNNEIASFYALSLLGSAKERDTGIYEKGALIAKSVIDENPNHPGALHYLIHSYDDPGHAQMALNAANSYSQVAPDASHALHMPSHIYVALGMWDEVVSSNEDSYQASLNRMERKKLSNNARGYHAFHWLEYGYLQQGRIEDAKKLVNDMHTYVTETPSPRARAHMVFLKSTYLAETKDFDDEITDIKVDVSGLNISTRSQYNFLDGYKAYYDNNVAKLDSITALIEEDIKSEEVLAQNLDGGFSVCSSATREFPSTLNIQQSQVMVLELKALSAMLKKDKILTEQYFKEALDLQSKTSYSYGPPDVAMPPSNLYADWLASENRNTEALEMYEYTLKRAPNHTNTIKAMEMVQGRL
- the dnaG gene encoding DNA primase, with the translated sequence MISRISIDQVFEAARVEEVIGEFVQLKKSGSNFKGLSPFSDERTPSFMVSPVKQIWKDFSSGKGGNVVSFLMEHEHFSYPEAIKYLAKKYNIEIEETEQTEEEKEQADERESLFLINEFANTYFQRILHKTDQGKAIGKSYFKERGFTESTIEKFQLGYSLDEWDAFTNEALKKAYKLELLEKTGLTIVKGEKHFDRFKGRVMFPIHSMSGRVLGFGGRILTNDKKAAKYLNSPESEVYQKSKILYGLYFAKQTIAKEDNCYLVEGYTDVIQMYQAGIKNVVSSSGTALTPEQIRLINRLTKNITVLFDSDAAGLRASVRGVDLILEQGMNVRVCTFPEGEDPDSFSRKNDLEDILLYLETNSRDFIQFKASLLVSEAKNDPIKRAETVRDIVNSIAKIPDRIKREIYVQECSRIMDVSEEVLFSTLAQIGKKDLKDASQALKADQKAFEVHRPEKVSAKKVDLQYEMERKMIELLLLYGKEIADFEDLVLKENESGKLELEPVIQRAKVFEKIFLDLQEDEMQFSNENFRDLYYQIIETLQGDPDHPLDEFINVVKPELAGEITSIIMDDERYHLHDWERRNIHPKSKINSLPQLVNQSILTLRCFLIDQKVQEFQHETLREGTDSNTILEDVKDYLSLKMLLSRKLGRVIGGKV
- the paaA gene encoding 1,2-phenylacetyl-CoA epoxidase subunit PaaA, with the protein product MEKNIKNLEQHFEERIERDEKIEPKDWMPEKYRQTHIRQISQHAHSEIVGMLPEGNWITRAPSLRRKVALLAKVQDEAGHGLYLYSAAETLGISREEMYDQLHTGKAKYSSIFNYPTITWADIGAIGWLVDGAAIINQVALCNTSFGPYARAMVRICKEESFHQRQGYEIMLTLCNGTKEQKEMAQDALNRWWWPSLMMFGPRDEESPHTAQSMKWKLKRKTNDELRQQFVDQTVPQADILGIKVPDPDLKWNEETGHYDFGEIDWEEFWQVVKGHGPCNKERLEARVNAWEKGEWVRDAAMAYAEKQIEQTEKKAI
- the gldC gene encoding gliding motility protein GldC — translated: MANHTSTIELQVELDENRVPEKLMWSADDGGISKEEAKAIMLSVWDSTNQETLRIDLWTKDMPVDEMKLFFHQTLLAMSDTFFRATQDEKMTATMKDFCDYFAEKMELK
- a CDS encoding 2Fe-2S iron-sulfur cluster-binding protein, with the translated sequence MTEFFGVKVKNIHKETADTVVLELDIPEDLKDHLVFQPGQHLTFKKMFDGEEVRRTYSLCTNPYDWEFKVAVKSIPNGIFSTYANNELKVGDTLEIMKPSGRFYVEVNPNKARNYIAFAAGSGITPIISMIKTHLAMEPQSTFKLFYLNSTSKSIIFKEEIEQLKNRYFQRFHVFFFLTREQRDIPFLNGRFDEDKMKLISSKFIDIEDTDHCFLCGPQQMIFLIRDSLVNAGLEKDKIHYELFYSGEADKSFGIEKSIPKVDGTEVTLIDGGKEFHFVMDEENDTILDGGLAAGADLPFACKGGVCSTCKCKLIIGEVTMKVNYALEEDELSKNYILSCQAVPTSKKVVVDFDV
- a CDS encoding DUF4230 domain-containing protein, which translates into the protein MKKFLFGVILTLLVVVLYKSCTDKSREKMFLKESSSLIQEQIVNVGKLVVTEGHFSEVFTYKNSKSLFADLINVEKKALVVVNADVAVSYDLSKIDYDIDETNKTLRIISIPKEEITINPDFEYYDVTADYLNPFDAEDYNAIKDKVKANLMKKILQSEIKTNAENRLISELAKFFILTNSLGWRLEYQEYPIENIKELNQIDL
- a CDS encoding TetR/AcrR family transcriptional regulator translates to MKVETRKDEIIKTASRLFKDKGYSAVTMRDLASELGIKAASLYNHIDSKQELLKSIILNLAENFTAGMKDVLNSDKVATDKLRMLVELHVKITSNNVYGMASLNNDWMHLEDQLEYYLKLRHDYENNFKSIVIDGIAKRELLDSDPEVLMFSILSTLRSLYLWIPQKDKLDTELITHQLSEVLISGMERK